The nucleotide window TCCTACCGACTGCACACCGGCACGGTCGTGCTGGGGGCCTTTTATCTAGGTGTCGCCGCGGACCCGGGGTTCGAGCCGGTGCCCCAGCTCGACGAGGGCATCGTCGAGGTGCGCTGGCTCGACCCGACGTCGCTCGGCGCGGGCGAGCTCGGGCCGCTCACCGAGCGGGTCCTGGACCGGTGGTGGCCGGTTCGGGAGGAGCCGGCGGCGCCGTTTCACGTGGAACTATGGCGGAACCGCAGCGGCTACCTTCCGCACTGAGGGCGGCGATGGCCACGTTCGTGCGGATTCGGGGCGCGCTCGACGAGCGGACGGCCGCCAACCTGTACAGCGTGGTCGTCGGAATCGTGCTCGGTGGCGGGGCGATCGGCTGGGCGTCGCCGCCGACGCGGGCGGAGTTCGACGAGTGGCTGGCCGAGGTCGTCGGTGCGGTCCGGGACGGCGAGGCCGTGGCGGTGCTGGCCGGGGGCGTCGGTGGGGCGGTGGCCGGGTTCGGGTACTGGCGCCGGTACGCCCGCCCGACGCTGCGGGTGAACGCGGACGTCGAGAAGGTGTTCGTGGCCGCGGCCGATCAGGGGCAGGGGATCGGCGAGCGGCTGGTGAGCCTGCTGGTCGAGTCGGCCCGGCAGGCCGGGATCGAGACGCTCACTCTCGACGCGCGCGGCGACAACGTGGGGGCGGTGCGGCTCTACGAGCGCCTGGGCTTCACCCGCTACGGCCACCTACCAGCCTTCGTCGCCGTCGGCCCCTACCGCTACGACCAGGTCTTGCTGGCAAAACGGCTGTAGCCGCGCCGATAGGCGCGGCTACAGCCGAGTACTGACGTGGAGCCCGCCCAGGGCGGCGCCGGCAGTCGAGCGCGCCGACGCCGTGGCATCAGCGAAGCGCCATAAGGAGGCGCGCTCGCCTGTCGGCGTTGTTCTGGGCGGGCCGCCCAGATTAGAGTTCGCCCTTGATGAACGCTTCGACGGCGGCGTGGGCCTCGTCGTCGCTGTACTGCTCGGGCGGGCTCTTCATGAGGTAGGACGACACCGAGTTGATCGGGCCGCCGATGCCGCGGTCCTTGGCGATCTTCGCCGCGCGCACCGCGTCGATGATCACGCCGGCCGAGTTCGGGGAGTCCCAGACCTCGAGCTTGTACTCCAGGTTCAGCGGAACGTCGCCGAACGCCTTGCCCTCGAGCCGGACGTAGGCCCACTTGCGGTCGTCGAGCCACGGCACGTAGTCGGACGGGCCGATGTGAACGTCGGCCTTCTCCATCTCGTGCGGGATCTGCGAGGTGACCGACTGCGTCTTGGAGATCTTCTTCGACTGGAGCCGCTTGCGCTCCAGCATGTTCATGAAGTCCATGTTGCCGCCGAAGTTGAGCTGGTACGTACGCAGCAGCTCGACCCCCCGGTCCTCGAACAGCTTGGCCATCACGCGGTGGGTGATCGTGGCCCCGACCTGCGACTTGATGTCGTCGCCGACGATCGGCACCCCGGCGTCGGTGAACTTCTGCGCCCACTCCGGGTCGGAGGCGATGAACACCGGCAGCGCGTTGACGAACGCGACCTTGGCGTCGATCGCGGCCTGGGCGTAGAAGCGGTCCGCCGCCTCGGAGCCCACCGGCAGGTAGGACACGAGGACGTCGACCTGGGCGTCCTTGAGCACCTGGACGACGTCGACCGGCTCGTCGTCGGACTCGGTCACCATCTCCTGGTAGTACTCGCCGAGGCCGTCGTAGGTGTGGCCGCGCTGCACGGTCACGCCGGTCGGCGGCACCTCGGTGATCGTGATCGTGTTGTTCTCGCTGGCCACGATGGCCTCGGAGAGGTCACGCCCGACCTTCTTGGCGTCGACGTCGAACGCGGCGACGAACTCGACGTCACGCACGTGGTAGTCGCCGAACTGGACGTGCATGAGCCCGGGCACCCGCGTCGTGGGGTCAGCGTCACGGTAGTAGTGCACGCCCTGCACGAGCGACGCGGCACAGTTGCCGACGCCGACGATGGCAACACGTACGGAGCCCATAGGGGCCTCCCTCTCTGTGTTTCTACTCACTAATGCTGAGCAAGCTCGTTGTTTGGGTTGGAGGTCAGTCCGACGGGTCGTCGTCGGTCGGCTGTTCGGGAGCGGATCGCCGCAGCGGGGCATGGCCCGCCTGTTCTTTGGCGATCAGCTCGTTGATCCAGCGGACCTCCCGGTCGGCCGATTCCAAGCCGTGGCGTTGCAATTCGAGCGTGTAGGCGTCCAAGCGCTCGCCGGCCCTGGCGAGCATCTGGGACAGCCCGTCCCGGCGTTCCTCGACCCGTCGCCGGCGCCCTTCCAGGATCCGGAGCCGGGTAGCCGCGTCCGTGCGGCTGAAGAACGCGAAGTGGACCCCGAAACCTTCGTCGTCGTAGGTCTCGGGT belongs to Cryptosporangium phraense and includes:
- a CDS encoding PadR family transcriptional regulator, whose amino-acid sequence is MLEFAILGLLHEGPMHGYELRKRLTTLLGAFRAAISYGSLYPTLRRLQSGGWITEFEPDPDDVAMPPPLTGRRGRVVYKLTAEGKERFAALLAGSGPETYDDEGFGVHFAFFSRTDAATRLRILEGRRRRVEERRDGLSQMLARAGERLDAYTLELQRHGLESADREVRWINELIAKEQAGHAPLRRSAPEQPTDDDPSD
- a CDS encoding inositol-3-phosphate synthase, whose protein sequence is MGSVRVAIVGVGNCAASLVQGVHYYRDADPTTRVPGLMHVQFGDYHVRDVEFVAAFDVDAKKVGRDLSEAIVASENNTITITEVPPTGVTVQRGHTYDGLGEYYQEMVTESDDEPVDVVQVLKDAQVDVLVSYLPVGSEAADRFYAQAAIDAKVAFVNALPVFIASDPEWAQKFTDAGVPIVGDDIKSQVGATITHRVMAKLFEDRGVELLRTYQLNFGGNMDFMNMLERKRLQSKKISKTQSVTSQIPHEMEKADVHIGPSDYVPWLDDRKWAYVRLEGKAFGDVPLNLEYKLEVWDSPNSAGVIIDAVRAAKIAKDRGIGGPINSVSSYLMKSPPEQYSDDEAHAAVEAFIKGEL
- a CDS encoding GNAT family N-acetyltransferase, with the protein product MATFVRIRGALDERTAANLYSVVVGIVLGGGAIGWASPPTRAEFDEWLAEVVGAVRDGEAVAVLAGGVGGAVAGFGYWRRYARPTLRVNADVEKVFVAAADQGQGIGERLVSLLVESARQAGIETLTLDARGDNVGAVRLYERLGFTRYGHLPAFVAVGPYRYDQVLLAKRL
- a CDS encoding NUDIX hydrolase, giving the protein MSPIAPTRTTAGAAVLVTHHDRLLMIRQERQTGVRWEVPGGGQEAGETLEAAAIREAREEAGLDVTVDRLICTYASYRLHTGTVVLGAFYLGVAADPGFEPVPQLDEGIVEVRWLDPTSLGAGELGPLTERVLDRWWPVREEPAAPFHVELWRNRSGYLPH